One Azoarcus sp. DN11 DNA segment encodes these proteins:
- a CDS encoding ABC transporter permease has product MVHDALTGFRTLLYKEVLRFWKVGFQTVGAPVLNALLYLLIFSHVLDRHVTVYGEVAYTAFLVPGLVMMSLLQNAFANSSSSLIQSKITGNIIFVLLPPLSYREFYAAYVIASMLRGLFVGVGVLLVSLPFVNLPLAAPGWIFAFGLMGGAILGSLGVIAGIWADKFDQLAGFQNFLIMPLTMLSGVFYSIRSLPDFWQKVSHINPFFFMIDGFRYGFFGQSDVSPWLSLAVVGICFVFLAVLTLAMLARGYKLRA; this is encoded by the coding sequence ATGGTGCATGACGCGCTGACCGGCTTCCGCACCCTGCTGTACAAGGAAGTGCTGCGTTTCTGGAAGGTGGGTTTCCAGACGGTCGGCGCGCCGGTCCTCAACGCGCTGCTGTACCTGCTGATCTTCTCGCACGTGCTCGACCGGCACGTCACGGTCTATGGCGAAGTCGCCTACACGGCCTTCCTCGTGCCGGGCCTCGTGATGATGTCGCTGCTGCAGAACGCGTTCGCGAACAGCTCCTCGTCGCTGATCCAGAGCAAGATCACCGGCAACATCATCTTCGTGCTGCTGCCGCCGCTGTCCTACCGCGAGTTCTACGCGGCCTACGTGATCGCGTCGATGTTGCGCGGGCTGTTCGTCGGCGTGGGCGTGCTGCTCGTGTCGCTGCCCTTCGTCAATTTGCCGCTCGCGGCCCCCGGCTGGATCTTCGCCTTCGGGCTGATGGGCGGCGCGATCCTCGGCTCGCTGGGCGTGATCGCGGGCATCTGGGCGGACAAGTTCGACCAGCTTGCGGGCTTCCAGAACTTCCTGATCATGCCGCTGACGATGCTCTCCGGCGTGTTCTACTCGATCCGTTCGCTGCCGGATTTCTGGCAGAAGGTCTCGCACATCAATCCGTTTTTCTTCATGATCGACGGTTTCCGCTATGGCTTCTTCGGCCAGTCCGACGTTTCGCCGTGGCTGAGCCTTGCGGTCGTGGGTATCTGTTTCGTGTTCCTCGCAGTGCTGACTCTGGCGATGCTCGCCCGGGGCTACAAGCTGCGGGCTTGA
- a CDS encoding BolA/IbaG family iron-sulfur metabolism protein, which yields MFEAAEIKRLIEQGMPCEFVEIQGDDGVHFTGIVVSAEFEGKLKVRQHQAVYATLGKLMGNEIHALQLQTFTPAKWAEVRTDLGF from the coding sequence ATGTTTGAAGCAGCAGAAATCAAGCGTCTCATCGAGCAGGGCATGCCCTGCGAATTCGTCGAGATCCAGGGGGATGACGGGGTGCATTTCACCGGCATCGTCGTCAGCGCCGAATTCGAGGGCAAGCTGAAGGTGCGCCAGCACCAGGCGGTGTATGCGACGCTCGGCAAGCTGATGGGCAACGAGATCCACGCCCTGCAGCTGCAGACCTTCACGCCGGCGAAGTGGGCCGAAGTCCGTACCGACCTGGGTTTCTGA
- the murA gene encoding UDP-N-acetylglucosamine 1-carboxyvinyltransferase produces MDKLLIEGGSRLAGETAISGAKNAALPILCAALLTCEPVTFTNVPQLNDIGTLLKLLAQMGVKVNRGSGSEVGTVTLDASALDNPVATYEMVKTMRASILVLGPLVARCGEAKVSLPGGCAIGARPVDQHIKGLQAMGAQVTVEHGYVHAKVPRLQGARLFTDMVTVTGTENLMMAACLADGETIIENAAREPEVVDLANCLVAMGARISGAGTDVIRIRGVERLSGATHRIMPDRIETGTYLCAAAATGGEIRLTRTSSAYLDIVIDKLMDAGCDVVSERDAIRLKAPRRLTSVSLRTSPYPAFPTDMQAQFMAINAVADGAAVIRETIFENRFMHAVELQRLGADIRIDGNTAMVQGVERLQGATVMATDLRASASLVIAGLVAEGETVIERIYHLDRGYERLEQKLADLGARVRRLA; encoded by the coding sequence ATGGACAAGCTTCTGATTGAAGGCGGTTCCCGCCTCGCGGGCGAGACCGCCATTTCCGGCGCGAAGAACGCGGCGCTGCCCATCCTGTGCGCAGCGCTGCTCACGTGCGAGCCGGTCACGTTTACGAACGTGCCGCAGCTGAACGACATCGGCACACTGCTGAAACTCCTCGCGCAGATGGGCGTGAAGGTCAATCGCGGCTCCGGCAGCGAGGTCGGCACCGTGACGCTCGACGCCTCGGCGCTCGACAACCCGGTCGCGACCTACGAGATGGTCAAGACCATGCGTGCGTCGATCCTCGTGCTGGGTCCGCTGGTGGCGCGCTGCGGCGAGGCCAAGGTGAGCCTGCCCGGCGGTTGCGCGATCGGCGCGCGGCCGGTGGATCAGCACATCAAGGGGCTGCAGGCGATGGGCGCGCAGGTCACCGTGGAACACGGTTACGTCCATGCGAAGGTCCCGCGCCTCCAGGGCGCGCGCCTCTTCACCGACATGGTCACCGTCACCGGGACCGAAAACCTGATGATGGCCGCCTGTCTCGCCGACGGCGAGACCATCATCGAGAACGCCGCGCGTGAGCCCGAGGTGGTCGACCTGGCGAACTGCCTCGTCGCGATGGGCGCCCGCATCTCGGGCGCCGGCACCGACGTGATCCGCATCCGCGGCGTCGAGCGCCTGTCGGGCGCGACCCACCGGATCATGCCGGACCGCATCGAGACCGGCACCTACCTGTGCGCCGCCGCGGCGACGGGGGGCGAGATCCGCCTCACGCGCACCTCGTCGGCTTATCTCGACATCGTCATCGACAAGCTGATGGACGCCGGCTGCGATGTCGTCAGCGAGCGCGATGCGATCCGCCTGAAGGCGCCCCGGCGCCTCACGTCCGTGAGCCTCCGCACCTCGCCGTATCCGGCCTTCCCGACCGACATGCAGGCGCAGTTCATGGCGATCAACGCGGTCGCGGATGGCGCCGCGGTGATCCGCGAGACGATCTTCGAGAACCGCTTCATGCATGCGGTCGAGCTCCAGCGCCTCGGCGCCGATATTCGCATCGACGGCAATACCGCGATGGTGCAGGGCGTCGAGCGGCTGCAGGGGGCGACCGTGATGGCGACCGACCTGCGCGCGTCCGCGAGCCTGGTGATCGCCGGCCTCGTCGCCGAGGGCGAAACCGTCATCGAGCGCATCTATCACCTCGACCGCGGCTACGAGCGACTCGAGCAGAAGCTCGCCGATCTCGGCGCGCGGGTGCGGCGACTCGCCTGA
- the rnk gene encoding nucleoside diphosphate kinase regulator produces the protein MKPDIVISSQDLERLEGLLAAPVARNRSDLDALRDELARADVREPRDMPTNVITMNSRARFRELSGGQEHELTLVYPGDATPDAGKVSVFTPAGSALLGLSVGQAIEWVNADRRPIKLEVLAVTWQPEASGRFDL, from the coding sequence ATGAAACCGGACATCGTGATCTCGTCGCAGGACCTCGAACGCCTGGAGGGGCTGCTGGCCGCGCCGGTCGCCCGCAACCGCAGTGACCTCGACGCCCTGCGCGACGAACTCGCGCGCGCGGACGTCCGCGAACCACGGGACATGCCGACCAACGTCATCACGATGAACAGCCGCGCACGCTTCCGCGAACTGTCGGGTGGCCAGGAGCACGAGCTGACATTGGTCTACCCGGGCGACGCGACTCCCGACGCGGGCAAGGTGTCGGTCTTCACGCCGGCCGGCAGCGCCCTGCTGGGCCTGTCCGTGGGCCAGGCGATCGAGTGGGTGAACGCCGACAGGCGCCCGATCAAGCTCGAGGTGCTCGCGGTGACCTGGCAGCCCGAGGCTTCGGGGCGCTTCGACCTGTAA
- the hisG gene encoding ATP phosphoribosyltransferase, with protein MSSITLALSKGRIFEETLPLLAAAGITPTDNPETSRKLIIGTNRPDVRLVIVRATDTPTYVQYGAADLGIAGKDVLLEHGGAGLYQPLDLNIAKCRLCVATQKGFDYAAATRPGGRIRVATKYINSAKAHFAAKGVHVDLIKLYGSMELAPLVGLADAIVDLVSSGNTLRANNLEEVEEIMQISSRLVVNQASLKLKRELLQPVLDAFAGAVK; from the coding sequence GTGTCCAGCATCACCCTCGCCCTCTCCAAGGGCCGCATCTTCGAGGAAACGCTGCCGCTGCTCGCGGCGGCCGGCATCACGCCGACCGACAACCCCGAGACTTCGCGCAAGCTCATCATCGGCACCAACCGCCCGGACGTGCGCCTCGTGATCGTGCGCGCGACCGATACGCCGACCTACGTGCAGTACGGCGCGGCCGACCTCGGCATCGCCGGCAAGGACGTGCTGCTCGAGCATGGCGGAGCAGGGCTGTACCAGCCGCTGGACCTCAACATCGCGAAGTGCCGCCTGTGCGTCGCGACGCAGAAGGGCTTCGACTATGCCGCGGCGACGCGCCCCGGCGGGCGCATCCGCGTCGCGACAAAATACATCAACAGCGCCAAGGCGCACTTCGCCGCGAAGGGCGTGCATGTCGATCTCATCAAGCTGTACGGCTCGATGGAGCTCGCCCCGCTGGTTGGACTCGCCGACGCGATCGTCGACCTCGTCTCGAGCGGCAACACGTTGCGCGCGAACAACCTCGAGGAAGTCGAGGAGATCATGCAGATCAGCTCGCGACTGGTCGTGAATCAGGCCTCGCTGAAATTGAAGCGCGAACTCCTCCAGCCGGTGCTGGACGCTTTTGCCGGAGCGGTGAAATGA
- the hisD gene encoding histidinol dehydrogenase, with translation MSDASRRIRRLDARDPDFLPTLDALLAFEGSADARIDAAVTEILGAVRTTGDPAVIEYTRRFDRLDVKSMAELELPKSELKAALDSLTVEQREALRIAADRVRIYHERQRAESWDYVEADGTRLGQKITPLDRVGLYVPGGRASYPSSVLMNAVPAKVAGVGELIMVVPTPNGEKNPLVLAAAAITGVDRVFTIGGAQAVAALAYGTQTLPQVDKIVGPGNAYVAEAKRRVFGTVGIDMVAGPSEVLVISDGSGHADWVAMDLFAQAEHDELAQPILLCTDSAFLDAVESSIERLLPTMPRRETIAASLANRGALIHVASLEQACAIANRIAPEHLELSLDEPEPWIDRIRHAGAIFVGHWAVEALGDYCAGPNHVLPTMRSARFSSPLGVYDFQKRTSIIQISEAGAQTLGRIASTLAHGEGLQAHARSAELRLHK, from the coding sequence ATGAGTGATGCGAGCCGCAGGATCCGCCGCCTCGACGCGCGCGATCCCGATTTCCTGCCGACGCTGGATGCGCTCCTCGCGTTCGAGGGCAGTGCCGATGCGCGCATCGACGCGGCCGTCACCGAGATCCTCGGCGCGGTGCGAACCACTGGCGACCCCGCGGTGATCGAATACACGCGCCGCTTCGACCGCCTCGACGTGAAGTCGATGGCCGAGCTCGAGCTGCCCAAATCGGAGCTCAAGGCGGCCCTCGACAGCCTGACCGTCGAGCAGCGCGAGGCCCTTCGCATCGCCGCCGACCGGGTGCGCATCTACCACGAGCGCCAGCGCGCCGAATCCTGGGATTACGTCGAGGCCGACGGCACGCGCCTCGGCCAGAAGATCACCCCCCTCGATCGCGTCGGCCTGTACGTGCCGGGCGGGCGCGCCTCCTACCCGAGCTCCGTGCTGATGAACGCCGTGCCAGCCAAGGTCGCAGGCGTCGGCGAGTTGATCATGGTCGTGCCGACCCCGAATGGCGAGAAGAATCCGCTCGTGCTGGCCGCCGCGGCGATCACCGGCGTCGACCGCGTGTTCACGATTGGCGGCGCGCAGGCCGTCGCCGCACTCGCCTACGGCACGCAGACCCTGCCGCAGGTCGACAAGATCGTCGGCCCCGGCAACGCCTATGTCGCCGAGGCCAAGCGCCGCGTATTCGGCACGGTCGGCATCGACATGGTGGCGGGGCCTTCCGAAGTGCTCGTGATCTCGGACGGCAGCGGCCACGCGGACTGGGTCGCGATGGACCTCTTCGCGCAGGCCGAGCACGACGAGCTCGCGCAGCCCATCCTGCTGTGTACCGACTCCGCCTTCCTCGACGCGGTCGAGTCCTCGATCGAGCGCCTGCTGCCGACGATGCCGCGCCGCGAGACCATCGCCGCGTCGCTCGCGAACCGCGGCGCGCTGATCCACGTCGCGAGCCTGGAGCAGGCCTGCGCGATCGCCAACCGCATCGCCCCCGAACACCTGGAGCTGTCGCTCGACGAACCCGAGCCGTGGATCGACCGCATCCGCCACGCCGGCGCGATCTTCGTCGGCCACTGGGCGGTCGAGGCGCTCGGCGACTATTGTGCCGGCCCCAACCACGTGCTGCCGACGATGCGCAGCGCGCGCTTCTCGTCGCCGCTGGGCGTGTACGATTTCCAGAAGCGCACCAGCATCATCCAGATCTCGGAAGCGGGCGCGCAGACGCTGGGCCGCATCGCCTCGACGCTCGCGCATGGCGAAGGCCTGCAGGCGCACGCGCGCTCCGCGGAGCTGCGACTGCACAAGTGA